One window from the genome of Hyperolius riggenbachi isolate aHypRig1 chromosome 6, aHypRig1.pri, whole genome shotgun sequence encodes:
- the C1QB gene encoding complement C1q subcomponent subunit B — protein sequence MVAYSVLFIVSMLLHSSSLSAAQSCPAYMPGLPGVPGIPGKDGTDGGNGGKGNAGPPGLFEGWEKEKYKGDPGLPGNPGKVGPEGPPGQPGPPGPPGQKGMVGSSGDYKTDVHSAFSVKKTTLPPPRRDTPVRFERALVNVKDQFETRLAKFTCAHKGIYYFTYHATSRGSLCASIMKSKFVQTTQKEEKEKVVTFCEQIPNVFQVTTGGVVLELEIGERVWMETNERNNILGTDGADTIFSGFLLFPE from the exons ATGGTGGCCTATTCAGTGCTCTTCATAGTAAGCATGCTCCTCCACTCCTCCTCACTCTCCGCAGCACAGAGCTGTCCAGCCTACATGCCAGGGCTGCCGGGGGTCCCCGGAATTCCTGGAAAAGATGGAACAGATGGAGGAAACGGGGGGAAAGGCAATGCAG GGCCTCCGGGACTTTTTGAAGGTTGGGAGAAAGAAAAATATAAGGGAGACCCTGGGCTACCAGGAAACCCTGGAAAGGTGGGACCTGAAGGACCACCAGGTCAGCCAGGACCTCCTGGGCCACCAGGACAGAAGGGCATGGTGGGAAGCTCTGGAGATTACAAAACAGATGTCCattctgcattttctgtgaaGAAGACCACTTTACCTCCTCCACGGAGAGATACGCCTGTCCGCTTTGAACGCGCTCTTGTCAATGTCAAAGACCAGTTTGAAACGAGGCTCGCAAAGTTCACGTGCGCACACAAAGGCATCTACTACTTCACCTATCATGCCACCTCCAGGGGGAGCCTCTGTGCCAGCATCATGAAGTCCAAATTTGTTCAGACGAcgcagaaggaggagaaggagaaggtggTGACCTTCTGTGAGCAGATTCCCAATGTTTTTCAAGTGACCACTGGTGGTGTGGTCCTGGAGCTGGAGATCGGTGAAAGGGTGTGGATGGAGACCAATGAGCGGAACAATATTTTGGGGACAGATGGAGCAGACACCATCTTCTCAGGATTTCtccttttcccagagtaa